In Cryptomeria japonica chromosome 5, Sugi_1.0, whole genome shotgun sequence, the genomic window CTTCGGGGTTTTTGTGCAGAAGGATCCAAACGGTTACTGGTCTATGATTACATGCCCAATGGCTCTCTCAATTCCTTACTGTTCACTAGTAATTCCAAGAAAAAACGGAAGGTACTGGACTGGAAGACCCGATTCCAGATCGCGTTAGGCACTGCGCGAGGTTTAGTTTATCTCCACGAGGAGTGTAGGGATCGCATCATTCACGGCGATGTAAAGCCCGAAAACATTCTGCTAGACGGTAATTTTTCACCCAAGTTGGCAGATTTTGGGTTGGCAAAGCTTGTGGGTAGAGATTTCAGCCGTGTACTGACAACAACGAGAGGAACAAGAGGGTATTTGGCTCCAGAGTGGATTTCTGGTCTTCCCATCAGTCCCAAGGTTGATGTTTACAGTTTTGGTATGACACTCTTGGAAATCATTTCTGGCCGAAGAAGTGTGGATTTAGACACGGAAGATTCAAGTAAGTATTACTTTCCCGCTTGGGCTGCAACTCAAATTTACCAGGGGAAGACAACTAGTATTGTGGACGAACATGTTGCAGCAGAGGCAGATATTGAAGAGGTGAGAAGAGCAGGCGTTGTAGGGTTGTTATGcattgaaaggaggaagagatgaGGCCAAGCATGGAACAAGTGGTGCAGATGCTGGAGGGAAAGATGGAACCTCGAACTCCGCAGATGCCAAGCTCTGCACTCGTGGACAGACAAGCAGACCGAAGCGAGACGGACAGCTATGCAGGTTTAAATTAAGAACGAGCTTAGAGGCTAAGCTTGAATATTATTGAATAAATTAGTATAAATATCTGATGTATTCCTAGGTATTCTAGTTGTAAATTTATtattttgatagtttacagttttAAATTAGGATTCAATTAAGTTGGAGATTTTGGTTTATGtataattttagaatttttaatagagtaatttatttattattaatctcGTCTTTTTAGAGtatattaagttattatatatagTTTTTAGATGAATTTTTACAATAGTTGTAATTTACAATAAAATTCATGGTGTTTAAGTGAATGA contains:
- the LOC131042178 gene encoding G-type lectin S-receptor-like serine/threonine-protein kinase At2g19130; the protein is MHNSESNSRWTVSIRVAASASPKFHKPPSSSKLKTIIIVSALALALALSLLSFLMWQKYQLPPPVDTSVDSPDCFLRMFSCMELKLATTNFRSKLGSGGFDCVFKGSLPDGTLVAVKKLEGSRQLDKQFRAEISSLGNIQHANLIRLRGFCAEGSKRLLVYDYMPNGSLNSLLFTSNSKKKRKVLDWKTRFQIALGTARGLVYLHEECRDRIIHGDVKPENILLDGNFSPKLADFGLAKLVGRDFSRVLTTTRGTRGYLAPEWISGLPISPKVDVYSFGMTLLEIISGRRSVDLDTEDSSKYYFPAWAATQIYQGKTTSIVDEHVAAEADIEEVRRAGVVGLLCIERRKR